A region from the Nocardioides coralli genome encodes:
- the gmd gene encoding GDP-mannose 4,6-dehydratase, which translates to MKRALITGITGQDGSYLAELLLGKGYEVHGLIRRASTFNTSRIDHLYVDPHDPEAKLFLHYGDLSDGARLTTLLAEIDPDEVYNLAAQSHVRVSFDEPEHTGNTTGIGAMRLLEAVRVAGVKCRYYQASSSEMFGATPPPQNEQTPFYPRSPYGAAKVYAYWVTRNYREGYGLFAVNGILFNHESPRRGETFVTRKVTRAVARIQAGLDDYVYMGNLDAVRDWGYAPEYVEGMWRMLQADEPEDYVLATGGSFTVRDFVVAAFEHAGLDWEKHVRFDERYLRPTEVDALVGDATKAKEKLDWVPQVDTAELARIMVDADIQALDHEGEYWIDQVRLPGWPGADQ; encoded by the coding sequence ATGAAGCGCGCGCTGATCACGGGCATCACCGGGCAGGACGGGTCCTATCTTGCTGAGCTGCTGCTGGGCAAGGGGTACGAGGTTCACGGCCTGATCCGCCGGGCGTCGACCTTCAACACCTCGCGGATCGACCACCTCTACGTCGACCCGCACGACCCGGAGGCCAAGCTCTTCCTGCACTACGGCGACCTCTCCGACGGCGCACGCCTGACCACGCTCCTCGCCGAGATCGATCCCGACGAGGTCTACAACCTCGCCGCCCAGTCGCACGTCCGGGTCAGCTTCGACGAACCCGAGCACACGGGCAACACCACGGGAATCGGTGCCATGCGGTTGCTCGAGGCGGTTCGTGTCGCCGGTGTGAAGTGTCGGTACTACCAGGCGTCGTCGTCGGAGATGTTCGGCGCCACGCCCCCGCCCCAGAACGAGCAGACGCCCTTCTACCCGCGATCGCCCTACGGTGCAGCGAAGGTCTACGCCTACTGGGTCACCAGGAACTACCGCGAGGGCTACGGGCTCTTCGCCGTCAACGGGATCCTGTTCAACCACGAGTCGCCCCGCCGCGGAGAGACGTTCGTGACGCGGAAGGTCACGCGGGCGGTGGCCCGGATCCAGGCGGGACTCGACGACTACGTCTACATGGGCAACCTCGACGCCGTCCGCGACTGGGGTTATGCCCCCGAGTACGTCGAAGGCATGTGGCGGATGCTGCAGGCGGATGAGCCGGAGGACTACGTGCTGGCCACGGGAGGCAGCTTCACCGTCCGGGACTTCGTGGTTGCCGCCTTCGAGCACGCCGGGCTCGACTGGGAGAAGCACGTGCGTTTCGACGAGCGCTACCTCCGGCCAACCGAGGTGGATGCCCTCGTTGGCGACGCGACCAAGGCGAAGGAGAAGCTCGACTGGGTGCCGCAGGTCGACACGGCCGAGCTGGCTCGGATCATGGTCGATGCGGACATCCAGGCACTCGAT
- a CDS encoding glycosyltransferase: MKFSIVTPCYNAQGWIADTVRSIRTQSALNDDDVFLQYIVVDGGSTDATVAEARGSWADHERAELRVISEPDQGMYDALVKGMMLADGDVVSYLNAGDYYSPHCLSVVRECFENVGTEWLTGMRAIYAPSGALISAKVPWRYDQRLIRSGHYGVRGGRFIQQESTFWLRTLHRELDFEQLATLRLAGDLYLWTRFARSAQLDVVAAHLGGFRFHGEHLSDAIETYRAEAQGFLERRLLSGYVRAPAHEVLSWLPVPIRRSLGATPGLISWDRGQGVWTRTGRSRLA, translated from the coding sequence GTGAAGTTCTCCATCGTGACGCCCTGCTACAACGCGCAGGGCTGGATCGCCGACACCGTCAGGTCGATTCGCACGCAGAGCGCCCTGAACGATGACGATGTCTTTCTTCAGTACATCGTCGTGGACGGCGGTTCGACCGACGCTACCGTCGCAGAGGCTCGCGGCTCATGGGCGGATCACGAGCGTGCCGAGCTGCGGGTCATCAGTGAGCCGGATCAGGGGATGTACGACGCCCTGGTCAAGGGGATGATGCTCGCCGACGGAGACGTGGTGTCGTATCTCAACGCCGGCGACTACTACTCGCCACACTGCCTGTCGGTGGTGCGTGAATGCTTTGAGAACGTCGGGACAGAGTGGTTGACGGGTATGCGCGCCATCTACGCACCTTCTGGGGCTTTGATCTCCGCCAAGGTGCCTTGGCGATATGACCAGAGGTTGATTCGATCCGGCCACTACGGCGTTCGCGGAGGGCGATTCATCCAACAGGAGTCGACGTTCTGGCTGCGCACGCTGCACCGTGAGCTGGATTTCGAGCAGCTCGCGACGCTGAGGCTCGCGGGTGATCTCTACCTGTGGACTAGGTTCGCGCGATCAGCGCAGCTCGATGTCGTGGCTGCCCACCTGGGTGGTTTCAGGTTTCACGGCGAGCATCTATCCGATGCGATAGAGACCTATCGCGCGGAAGCCCAAGGATTCCTTGAGCGAAGGCTTCTCTCGGGCTACGTCCGAGCACCAGCTCACGAAGTGCTGTCATGGCTGCCGGTTCCGATCCGGAGATCGCTCGGCGCCACGCCCGGCCTCATCAGCTGGGATCGAGGGCAAGGCGTGTGGACGCGCACGGGCCGGTCCAGGCTCGCCTAG
- a CDS encoding lipopolysaccharide biosynthesis protein — MSLSMVVAAFAAIYLAGVLQQVNTRMLEGVGRPGLAAALSVVGPVFTVVSTVVACTMHAPLMVTVILPAFAPLLTGLAGRLALHRLVRETVPESAGSTKGVEAAVALPMIAISLTYAVSYNVDYWLVSALLGVERTGEYAAAARPAQLFLVLASASAPVLWTHFARARVAGESAVLGARAVTRMCIGFLAVGLPAGAAYAGAVGVLGSHLTAGLATPGAPLILAFAVWGVALVSHQPFAMVLNTAPGLRFQLLSMCAAAIVNVSLKLVMTPAFGPAGAVWASCLSLMGVHIPLLAWWVWRSSRRVTVPGRLARLTGDPPAFLQDDEVP; from the coding sequence TTTGCCGCCATCTATCTCGCGGGCGTTCTGCAACAGGTCAACACGAGGATGCTGGAGGGAGTAGGTCGGCCTGGGCTTGCAGCAGCCCTCAGCGTCGTAGGGCCCGTCTTCACCGTCGTGTCGACAGTGGTGGCTTGCACGATGCATGCACCCCTCATGGTCACTGTGATTCTCCCGGCTTTCGCGCCGCTGTTGACAGGCTTGGCCGGCCGACTGGCACTGCATCGACTCGTGCGCGAGACCGTGCCCGAGTCGGCTGGGAGCACCAAAGGGGTCGAGGCTGCGGTTGCCCTCCCCATGATTGCCATCTCCTTGACCTACGCCGTCAGCTACAACGTGGACTACTGGCTTGTGTCCGCGCTCTTGGGGGTCGAACGAACGGGGGAGTACGCCGCCGCCGCACGGCCCGCCCAGCTCTTCCTCGTTCTCGCGTCCGCCTCTGCGCCTGTGCTCTGGACCCACTTCGCGCGCGCGCGTGTCGCAGGGGAGTCAGCCGTCCTCGGCGCTCGAGCTGTGACGCGTATGTGCATCGGGTTTCTTGCCGTCGGGTTGCCAGCGGGTGCGGCCTACGCTGGGGCGGTCGGCGTCCTCGGCTCGCATCTCACGGCGGGACTGGCCACTCCCGGTGCCCCACTGATCCTTGCCTTTGCTGTTTGGGGAGTGGCTCTGGTCAGCCATCAGCCTTTCGCCATGGTTCTCAACACAGCGCCGGGGCTGCGCTTCCAGCTTCTCTCCATGTGTGCGGCGGCGATCGTCAACGTGAGCCTGAAGCTCGTCATGACCCCTGCCTTCGGGCCCGCCGGTGCGGTGTGGGCCTCCTGCCTCTCGTTGATGGGCGTCCACATTCCGCTGCTGGCGTGGTGGGTCTGGCGATCCTCGCGACGAGTGACCGTGCCGGGGCGCCTTGCTAGGTTGACCGGCGACCCGCCCGCCTTCCTTCAGGACGACGAGGTGCCGTGA